The Desulfovulcanus ferrireducens DNA segment GTATGCTTAGAGGAAAAACTATTGGATATAACAGATAATTTCCTAAGGAGGAGTTTATGGCAGAAGCAGCACTGAAGTTAGACGCAGAGCCTAAAACCACCTTTATGGATAAGGTCAAAGAGATCTTGCCTGAACAAGGGCATCTGAATCTTTGCCTTACCTGTGGTGCCTGCTCTGCTGGTTGTCCCGCCAGTGGCCTTGAGGGAATGGACCCCAGAAAATTTTTACGCATGGCTGCCTTAGGGCTTGATAAAGAAGTCACCTCCACCCCATGGGTATGGATGTGCACCATGTGTCGTCGTTGTGTTCACGCCTGTCCCATGAACATTGATATCCCCCAGTTGGTCTTTTACGGACGCCAAAGCTGGCCCAGAGAAAAGAGGCCCAAAGGGATTATTGGGTCCTGCGATCAGGGGCTGGCAACAGAAGGCAACAGTGCCATGGGAGCTCGTTCTGAGGACTTTAAATTTGTTGTCGAAGACGTTTTAGAGGAAGTCCGCGAGGAGCAAAAAGGGTTTGAAAATTTACAAGCACCCATTAACAAAAAAGGCGCTACTTTTTTTCTCAATCAGAATTCCAGAGAGCCAGTGACCGAACCTGATGAAATGGTCCCATTGTGGAAAATTTTGCATATTGTAGGCGCTGACTGGACTTATAGCACAAAGGGTTGGGCTGCTGAGAACTACTGCTTGTTTGCTGCCGATGATGAAGCCTGGGAAAAGATTGTGCGCAATAAAGTTGAAGCTGTGGAGGAGCTGGGTTGTAAAATCTGGCTCAATACGGAGTGAGGACACGAATTCTTTGCAGTCCGGGCCGGATTGCAGAAATTCAACATCAAAGCTAACTTTGAGCTCGACAGCATTATTCGTTGGTATGCCATCTGGATCAGAGAAGGCAAGCTTCCGGTTAACTCTGACTGGAATAAAGATCTGAAGATCAAGTTTACCGTTCAGGATCCCTGCCAGTTAGTACGTAAGTCTTTGGGTGACCCCATTGCCGAGGATTTGCGCTTTGTAGTTAAGTCAGTTGTTGGGGAAGAAAACTTTGTGGAAATGTATCCCAACAAATCCAACAACTTCTGCTGTGGTGGCGGTGGTGGCTACCTGCAATCAGGTTTCCCTGAACAACGTAGGAAATATGGCAAGGTTAAATTCG contains these protein-coding regions:
- a CDS encoding (Fe-S)-binding protein, which gives rise to MAEAALKLDAEPKTTFMDKVKEILPEQGHLNLCLTCGACSAGCPASGLEGMDPRKFLRMAALGLDKEVTSTPWVWMCTMCRRCVHACPMNIDIPQLVFYGRQSWPREKRPKGIIGSCDQGLATEGNSAMGARSEDFKFVVEDVLEEVREEQKGFENLQAPINKKGATFFLNQNSREPVTEPDEMVPLWKILHIVGADWTYSTKGWAAENYCLFAADDEAWEKIVRNKVEAVEELGCKIWLNTEUGHEFFAVRAGLQKFNIKANFELDSIIRWYAIWIREGKLPVNSDWNKDLKIKFTVQDPCQLVRKSLGDPIAEDLRFVVKSVVGEENFVEMYPNKSNNFCCGGGGGYLQSGFPEQRRKYGKVKFDQIKATGAQYCITPCHNCHSQIHDLSEYYNGGWHSVHLWTLICLSLGILGPNEREYLGPDLKEVGL